One Coffea arabica cultivar ET-39 chromosome 5e, Coffea Arabica ET-39 HiFi, whole genome shotgun sequence DNA segment encodes these proteins:
- the LOC140006837 gene encoding phytoene synthase 2, chloroplastic-like, giving the protein MSCRNISMVCPREKSRSPFSFIARNRNSKSNSRICFELKFSSAGMVPAAVITDVTSPSRTTSEEKVYDVVLKQAALVKQKKTDRSIHEKKLLEQRTGNISWDFLNKAYDRCGEICAEFAKTFYLGTLLMTPERKRAIWAIYAWCRRTDELVDGPIASHLTPRALDRWEERLAGLFEGHPYDIFDAALSDTVSKFPVDIQPFKHMIQGMRMDLKKTRYKNFDELYLYCYYVAGTVGLMTVPVMGIAPESKSSAESVYNAALALGIANQLTNIRQNSARRGRIYLPQDELGQAGLSDDDIFRGKVTEKWRNFISGQIKRARMLFDEAERGIAELNSASRWPVWASLLIYRQILDVIEANDYDNFRKRAFVGRAKKLVFLSVAYGKAVAAE; this is encoded by the exons ATGTCATGTAGAAATATAAGTATGGTTTGTCCAAGGGAGAAGTCAAGGTCTCCGTTTTCTTTCATCGCTAGAAATAGGAATAGCAAAAGTAACTCCAGAATATGTTTTGAGCTGAAGTTTTCATCGGCTGGAATGGTGCCTGCAGCAGTAATAACTGATGTTACTAGTCCATCAAGAACAACATCAGAGGAGAAAGTGTATGATGTAGTTTTGAAGCAAGCAGCTCTTGTGAAACAAAAGAAGACAGATAGAAGTATACATGAAAAGAAATTACTGGAGCAAAGAACTGGTAATATAAGCTGGGATTTTCTGAACAAGGCCTATGATCGATGTGGTGAGATCTGTGCTGAGTTTGCAAAAACATTTTACTTAG GAACATTATTGATGACACCAGAGAGAAAAAGAGCTATATGGGCTATCTATG CGTGGTGCCGAAGAACTGATGAACTTGTAGACGGACCTATTGCTTCTCATCTTACACCAAGGGCTCTTGATAGATGGGAGGAAAGGCTAGCCGGCCTGTTTGAAGGCCATCCATATGATATATTTGATGCTGCTTTATCTGATACTGTATCCAAATTTCCGGTTGATATACAG CCTTTCAAGCACATGATTCAAGGAATGAGGATGGACTTAAAAAAAACACGGTACAAGAATTTTGATGAGCTTTACCTCTATTGCTATTATGTTGCTGGAACAGTAGGGTTAATGACTGTTCCTGTGATGGGGATTGCGCCAGAATCAAAGTCCTCAGCAGAAAGTGTCTACAATGCTGCATTAGCCCTTGGGATCGCTAATCAGCTTACCAACATCCGA caaaatagcGCGAGGAGAGGAAGAATATACCTTCCACAGGATGAACTCGGGCAAGCTGGTCTATCAGATGATGATATATTTCGTGGCAAAGTAACAGAAAAGTGGAGAAACTTTATAAGTGGACAGATAAAAAGAGCAAGGATGTTGTTTGATGAGGCTGAGAGGGGCATAGCAGAGCTGAATTCAGCTAGCAGATGGCCTGTCTGGGCATCTTTACTAATATATCGACAAATCTTGGACGTCATTGAAGCTAATGATTATGACAACTTCAGAAAGCGTGCTTTTGTTGGAAGAGCAAAGAAACTAGTCTTCCTTTCAGTGGCTTATGGCAAAGCTGTTGCTGCTGAATGA